A section of the Thermodesulfobacteriota bacterium genome encodes:
- a CDS encoding Ppx/GppA family phosphatase: MKYGSIDIGTNSVLLLILEKESSFFKEILDISEVPRLGENLTSSGILKDEAILRTLLVLEKYNELLAREGVEKRFIFGTAVLREAKNRDVFLKRVKDKIGIEPEILSEKKEAFYSFLSVVMDEELEYKDEIILDLGGGSTEVIYGKNKKMERFFSFPFGVVKLKEVFFKTDPPDESMLIYAEKYLSGILKERLKKEKKDLCGVGGTVTNLAGILTKKSYFDKKLIHGMTVSKKDVEELYDTMKRMTYKEIEENFPSLEKSRADVIFSGTLALKCIMDFFESEYLKVSTKGLRYGIIYERA, encoded by the coding sequence ATGAAATATGGTTCCATTGACATTGGTACAAATTCAGTCCTCCTTCTGATTCTCGAAAAGGAGTCTTCCTTCTTTAAAGAGATACTGGATATCTCGGAAGTCCCTAGGCTTGGAGAAAACTTAACTAGTTCTGGCATCTTAAAAGATGAGGCTATTTTGCGGACACTCTTGGTACTTGAGAAATACAACGAGCTTTTAGCTAGAGAGGGTGTAGAAAAAAGATTCATTTTCGGAACAGCGGTGCTAAGGGAAGCGAAAAATAGAGATGTATTTCTGAAACGAGTGAAGGACAAAATAGGGATAGAACCCGAGATTTTAAGCGAAAAAAAGGAGGCTTTTTATAGCTTCTTATCGGTGGTTATGGATGAGGAATTGGAATATAAAGACGAGATCATCCTTGATCTGGGCGGTGGGAGTACAGAAGTGATTTACGGAAAGAATAAAAAGATGGAGAGGTTTTTCTCTTTTCCTTTTGGTGTTGTGAAGTTAAAGGAGGTGTTCTTTAAAACCGATCCCCCGGATGAATCTATGCTGATTTATGCAGAAAAATACCTTAGTGGGATTTTAAAAGAAAGGCTTAAAAAGGAAAAAAAGGATCTATGTGGGGTTGGAGGTACTGTCACAAACCTTGCGGGTATACTCACAAAGAAAAGTTATTTCGACAAGAAACTCATCCACGGAATGACAGTTTCCAAAAAAGACGTAGAAGAACTCTATGATACGATGAAAAGAATGACTTACAAGGAGATAGAGGAGAATTTTCCTTCCCTCGAGAAAAGCAGGGCAGACGTGATTTTTTCAGGAACTCTTGCCCTAAAATGTATCATGGACTTTTTCGAGTCGGAATATCTAAAAGTCTCGACGAAAGGCCTAAGATACGGGATCATATACGAGAGGGCCTAA
- a CDS encoding RNA polymerase factor sigma-32, with protein sequence MFDELTTQEIEDIEGGEKREEESLPIPFDPLKKYLHEISKYPVLSKEEEFKLAERVYKYKDKEAAQKLVISNLRLVIKIALEYYTVYQNILDLIQEGNVGLLHAVKKYNPYKGTKFSTYASYWIRAYILKYIMETWSLVKIGTTQSQRKLFYKLNKERQRLEALGIFPAPKLLASTLDVKEEEIEDMEKRLSAADISLETPINEDGTDTLMDFMGVEDNIEEKVSEKEEKEIFQRKVEDFKSKLSEKERFIFEQRILAEEPLTLQEIGERFNISRERVRQLENRIIKKFKETFRDQFERNSN encoded by the coding sequence ATGTTCGATGAATTAACGACGCAAGAGATTGAAGATATCGAAGGTGGGGAAAAAAGAGAGGAAGAGAGCTTACCCATACCATTCGATCCTTTAAAGAAGTACTTACATGAAATCTCAAAGTACCCGGTTTTATCGAAGGAAGAGGAGTTTAAGCTTGCAGAGAGGGTTTACAAGTATAAGGATAAAGAGGCTGCTCAAAAGCTTGTGATTTCGAACCTTAGGCTTGTGATAAAAATAGCCCTCGAATACTACACGGTATATCAGAATATCCTTGATCTCATACAAGAGGGAAACGTAGGTCTTCTGCATGCGGTCAAAAAGTATAATCCGTATAAGGGAACCAAATTCTCAACTTACGCGTCTTATTGGATTAGAGCATACATATTAAAGTACATAATGGAAACTTGGAGCCTCGTGAAGATTGGCACTACCCAGAGCCAGAGAAAGCTCTTTTACAAGCTAAATAAGGAAAGACAAAGGCTCGAGGCCTTAGGTATCTTTCCTGCACCGAAGCTTCTTGCAAGCACACTCGATGTAAAAGAGGAAGAGATTGAGGATATGGAAAAAAGACTTTCCGCAGCTGACATATCCCTTGAGACGCCGATCAACGAAGACGGAACCGACACATTAATGGACTTTATGGGAGTGGAGGACAATATAGAAGAAAAGGTCTCGGAGAAAGAGGAAAAGGAGATATTTCAGAGAAAGGTTGAGGATTTTAAAAGTAAACTGAGCGAGAAAGAAAGATTCATTTTTGAACAGAGAATTTTAGCGGAAGAACCTCTCACTCTCCAGGAAATAGGAGAACGGTTCAATATTTCGAGGGAGAGGGTAAGACAGTTAGAGAATAGAATCATAAAAAAGTTTAAAGAGACCTTCAGAGACCAGTTTGAAAGAAATTCCAATTAA
- a CDS encoding XdhC family protein produces the protein MSLEVYKGIVEYLRTERSGLLATIVKRIGSSPRGEGATMFLGEDGTTFGTIGGGSLEREVKIRSESVFMEKKPDLFGYRLDAKSVEDEGMLCGGNVDVLIEPVLLGHLGIYEEAKKLLTERKKGVFYVKLKPNYSKSLFTSDGRLVGDALSEAERVLLEKNINAKKPIEVDISSFIIPLQVRSQLYVFGAGHVSKYLVKIASLVDFSVIVIDDSGEFAKKENFPDAEAVYAVPFEESFDLLSFTGEEYVVIVTRGHKSDTLCLEEVLKRPFRYVGMIGSKRKVRAVFEYLRAKGYDEALLKRVHAPIGIEINSETPQEVAVSIVAELIKERGEYFRNVR, from the coding sequence ATGTCACTTGAAGTTTATAAAGGGATAGTTGAATATCTGAGAACTGAAAGATCGGGTTTACTGGCTACAATAGTAAAGAGGATCGGTTCGTCTCCCAGAGGAGAGGGAGCTACCATGTTTCTTGGAGAGGACGGAACTACATTCGGGACTATTGGGGGTGGAAGTTTAGAAAGAGAAGTGAAGATAAGATCGGAATCGGTATTTATGGAGAAGAAACCCGATCTTTTTGGATACAGGTTGGACGCAAAATCTGTCGAGGACGAAGGTATGCTCTGTGGCGGTAATGTGGATGTTCTTATAGAGCCAGTACTTCTTGGCCATCTTGGGATCTACGAGGAAGCAAAAAAACTGCTCACCGAAAGAAAAAAAGGAGTATTTTATGTAAAATTGAAGCCAAACTACTCAAAATCCCTTTTTACGTCGGACGGAAGACTAGTTGGTGATGCCTTAAGCGAGGCGGAAAGAGTACTTCTAGAAAAAAATATAAATGCAAAAAAGCCTATTGAAGTAGATATTTCGAGCTTCATCATCCCCCTTCAGGTGAGATCCCAGTTATACGTATTTGGCGCGGGACATGTGTCGAAATACTTGGTCAAAATTGCAAGCCTTGTCGATTTTTCAGTAATAGTGATAGACGACTCCGGGGAATTTGCAAAAAAGGAGAATTTTCCTGATGCGGAGGCCGTCTACGCAGTTCCCTTCGAAGAGTCTTTTGATCTCCTGAGTTTTACAGGCGAAGAGTACGTAGTAATAGTAACGAGGGGCCACAAGTCAGACACCTTATGTCTGGAGGAAGTGTTAAAAAGACCGTTCCGCTATGTGGGAATGATAGGTTCGAAAAGGAAAGTAAGAGCAGTTTTTGAGTACTTAAGAGCCAAAGGCTACGATGAGGCACTCCTAAAAAGAGTCCACGCACCTATCGGTATCGAGATAAACTCTGAAACACCGCAAGAAGTTGCCGTAAGTATAGTTGCAGAACTAATTAAAGAAAGGGGAGAGTATTTCAGAAATGTTCGATGA
- the yqeB gene encoding selenium-dependent molybdenum cofactor biosynthesis protein YqeB, with translation MGPIDYRELKVVIKGAGEMASGIAHRLFMAGIKKILMTELPNPLCIRRTVSFCEAIYEGQWEVEGVKALFLRSIEEVQKVWDQGMIGVIVDPSSSSIASLNPHVVVDARMIKKYTEGKIKDEPIVIGIGPGFRAPENCHAVIESQRGHFLGKVIYNGEAEPHTKVPSPVLGYTTERVLRAPCSGVVKHVKKIGDRIKKGEIVMYVDKTPVFSEIDGILRGLIREIEVSENEKIGDIDPRMDARYLNTISDKARAIGGGVLEAILHFLPDIRGKEDVT, from the coding sequence ATGGGGCCTATCGATTACAGAGAGCTAAAGGTCGTAATAAAAGGTGCAGGAGAGATGGCTTCTGGAATAGCCCACAGGCTCTTTATGGCTGGGATAAAGAAGATCCTTATGACCGAGCTTCCAAACCCTTTATGCATTCGGAGGACGGTTTCATTTTGTGAAGCAATATATGAAGGGCAATGGGAGGTAGAGGGAGTTAAAGCTCTCTTTTTAAGATCCATTGAAGAAGTGCAAAAGGTTTGGGATCAGGGGATGATCGGAGTCATAGTAGATCCGTCTTCTAGCTCCATTGCAAGTTTGAATCCCCATGTTGTTGTCGATGCGAGAATGATTAAAAAATATACGGAAGGAAAGATAAAGGATGAACCAATCGTTATTGGTATTGGGCCCGGGTTTAGAGCTCCAGAAAACTGTCATGCGGTTATAGAAAGCCAAAGAGGTCACTTTTTAGGGAAGGTTATCTATAACGGGGAAGCCGAACCTCACACAAAAGTTCCGTCACCTGTTTTGGGTTATACCACAGAAAGAGTTCTTAGGGCACCATGCAGCGGTGTTGTAAAGCATGTAAAGAAAATCGGAGATCGGATAAAGAAAGGTGAGATTGTCATGTATGTTGATAAAACACCTGTCTTTTCAGAGATAGATGGGATCCTAAGAGGTCTCATTAGGGAGATAGAGGTTTCGGAAAACGAAAAGATTGGAGATATTGATCCCAGGATGGATGCCCGATATCTTAATACGATTTCCGATAAGGCAAGGGCGATTGGTGGTGGAGTGCTCGAGGCGATACTCCATTTTTTGCCTGATATAAGGGGAAAAGAAGATGTCACTTGA
- a CDS encoding molybdopterin-binding protein, translating to MRKVRVDEAVGMILAHDITEIIPGKKKDVAFRKGQRIEKNDVKKLLDLGKTYVYVFDGKEEGIHEDEAAVRIAKAMINEHMDYDPPKEGRVSIRSKIDGLFYVDKRMLLRINLVEGVLFTTLPNRHPVKRNDVIAATRIVPLYIDEKSLKQVERMGKKGVMRIQPFVKAKVGLVVTGSEIFLGRVEDGSPVVEEKIKKMGCEILEKRVVPDNVALIKGSIVELFDKGAEIVVTTGGLSVDPDDVTKEAIEASGAKILFYGTPIFPGAMFLLASYGERYILGAPACIYYNKNTAFDIIFARILAGERFEKLDKKDIASLSYGGLCYNCESCHYPICYFGKGM from the coding sequence TTGAGAAAGGTTAGAGTTGATGAAGCAGTCGGGATGATCCTTGCCCACGACATAACTGAGATAATACCTGGCAAAAAAAAAGACGTTGCATTCCGAAAAGGACAGAGAATCGAAAAAAATGACGTAAAAAAGCTTCTCGATCTAGGAAAAACTTACGTGTACGTCTTTGACGGAAAAGAAGAAGGAATCCACGAAGATGAGGCTGCAGTCCGCATAGCGAAGGCTATGATAAACGAACATATGGATTACGACCCTCCAAAGGAAGGGAGGGTCTCCATAAGGAGCAAAATAGATGGCCTCTTCTACGTAGATAAAAGGATGCTTCTTAGGATTAATCTCGTAGAAGGTGTACTTTTTACCACATTGCCCAATAGACACCCTGTCAAAAGAAATGACGTCATTGCCGCAACAAGAATTGTCCCGCTCTACATAGATGAGAAGAGTCTAAAACAGGTAGAAAGGATGGGAAAGAAAGGGGTAATGAGGATTCAGCCTTTCGTAAAGGCCAAAGTGGGGTTGGTAGTGACAGGATCTGAAATCTTTTTAGGCAGGGTGGAAGACGGATCACCGGTTGTGGAAGAGAAGATAAAAAAAATGGGGTGCGAGATTTTAGAAAAAAGGGTGGTTCCCGATAATGTGGCATTGATAAAGGGGTCTATAGTTGAACTTTTTGATAAAGGTGCAGAAATCGTTGTTACAACAGGAGGTCTCTCTGTTGATCCGGATGATGTGACGAAAGAGGCAATTGAAGCTTCGGGAGCAAAAATACTGTTTTATGGTACGCCCATCTTTCCTGGAGCCATGTTCCTTTTAGCTTCTTACGGAGAAAGATACATACTAGGTGCTCCTGCTTGCATCTATTATAACAAAAATACTGCCTTCGACATCATTTTTGCGCGGATTCTTGCAGGGGAAAGATTTGAAAAATTGGATAAGAAGGATATCGCGTCTTTATCGTATGGTGGATTATGCTATAACTGTGAATCGTGCCACTATCCAATATGTTATTTCGGAAAGGGAATGTGA
- a CDS encoding nucleotidyltransferase family protein — translation MKKRFFAIILAAGLSKRFGSQKLVQRVGQATIVELALRPFLVSQCVDEILIVVGHESEKVARVLKPYPVVIINNPNYYEGISSSIRIGISYIGDEDETFIHLADKPLVRPDLIKYMKKVSSKKTPHIVIPVYEGKRGHPILIGPGWYLKRISDVRGDVGLRYVIERERENVVYISADEGVLTDIDTPEDLGKIEKMEVKLEKG, via the coding sequence ATGAAAAAACGTTTTTTTGCGATTATCCTTGCCGCTGGTCTCTCAAAGAGGTTTGGATCACAAAAACTCGTCCAAAGGGTAGGCCAAGCGACAATCGTTGAATTGGCGCTTAGGCCGTTTTTGGTTTCTCAGTGCGTAGACGAGATCCTAATCGTTGTAGGACACGAAAGCGAAAAAGTTGCAAGAGTTCTTAAGCCTTACCCGGTAGTGATTATAAATAACCCGAATTATTATGAAGGTATATCTTCTTCCATCCGCATCGGCATCTCATACATTGGAGACGAAGACGAAACATTCATCCATCTTGCGGACAAACCCTTAGTGAGGCCGGACCTTATAAAGTACATGAAAAAAGTCTCTTCAAAAAAGACACCGCACATAGTCATTCCGGTCTATGAAGGAAAAAGAGGACATCCGATCCTTATAGGACCGGGATGGTATCTAAAAAGGATTTCCGATGTGAGAGGGGATGTGGGGCTTAGGTACGTCATAGAAAGAGAAAGAGAAAATGTTGTATATATATCCGCAGACGAAGGAGTTCTTACCGACATCGACACCCCTGAGGATCTCGGAAAGATTGAAAAAATGGAGGTAAAACTTGAGAAAGGTTAG